In one window of Chelmon rostratus isolate fCheRos1 chromosome 19, fCheRos1.pri, whole genome shotgun sequence DNA:
- the rln1 gene encoding prorelaxin H1, whose translation MLWRLTLAVAVVCVGGICNCVQADLMSRLIMPRDYGVKLCGREFIRAVIFTCGGSRWRRSTERDLDPFQWSSFSDVTVEDDHHTWQPASALTDDPSPLRVASSYSLADLLALYRQQSLSEPSTLEAPQLSAPLGEQPAADRPVSSKKKRNFSLGVAGKCCNQGCTKNDIGRLC comes from the exons ATGCTCTGGAGACTGACTCTTGCCGTGGCTGTCGTTTGTGTCGGGGGCATATGCAACTGCGTGCAGGCTGATCTGATGAGCAGGCTGATCATGCCGAGGGACTACGGGGTGAAACTGTGCGGCAGAGAGTTCATCAGGGCGGTCATTTTCACCTGCGGTGGCTCCCGCTGGAGACGGTCCACAGAGAGGGATTTAG ATCCCTTCCAGTGGAGTTCCTTCAGTGATGTTACAGTGGAGGACGACCACCACACCTGGCAACCTGCCTCAGCGCTCACAGATGACCCCTCTCCTCTGCGTGTTGCCTCCTCATACTCCCTCGCAGACCTCCTGGCTCTTTACCGGCAGCAGTCGCTGAGTGAGCCGTCCACGCTGGAGGCGCCTCAGCTGTCCGCGCCTTTGGGCGAGCAGCCGGCAGCTGACAGGCCCGTATCgagcaagaagaagaggaactTTTCTCTGGGCGTGGCGGGGAAGTGCTGTAATCAGGGCTGTACCAAAAACGATATCGGACGCTTGTGCTGA